In Candidatus Methanosphaera massiliense, the following are encoded in one genomic region:
- a CDS encoding beta strand repeat-containing protein, with protein MKTMSKFLLVTLILFMVSLGCVSAADVSDNGTSHTIQKDTSQSTDIQSISNINNTISNTHNIKTTVNKKENIKTSNNKTTKKSTNKTLKKSSYTITSDNYNLYFKYNKTQNKTKSTNLVQAGDTIDLQGTFTNMNFSIDKSNITLTSTNKNAKLYNCTVNVEGLNSTGAVIKNLTITNNNYYGSGIYVNKTKNITITNNHIHVWGPFAFALAADQMNNSRVYDNYFQTSCREDMNRTHTAAAFGLCYYNNIDNNTVVSDQANGIYFSVYGSGLFQGGYCDYNNVTGNYVTGGDTSWSYTIQIMGTENTIRNNYVKEGYRGISTQDFTNNYIIGNEVNATAEGIYACEGAIVSNNIVHVNTTTVGITIGGEGVILNNNTITSNSGSCIRIMAGKAIITNNNLWSTSGNGIYAKGAYKNITISNNNITSGKIGIVFKKQSSSKKINYVNVTNNRIQSYDEYAIDFSEAGARNEEDAHVYVAESNVLNCTSGQGLDLAYLPPSSGTSENLPDSNKTYIITEDNYYTYFTDEYTVNTNKVLKNDTLILQGTFTNKNFTFPIKVHVIGQNCTIYNGTVTFTGDAHASSITNVTIINNRYNSPIINVHAIEVVEVNNCNITNININNYDKWESFGIFLYSSSGNTVTNNTIFTSGDYVNYAIFVYASDLNNITNNIVRLNQSNIPIEYDSEIMFDDRIGAVQEVLHNYGIILLYSSYNTINKNDVNVTSQFDKYQFPVDTCKNSVVGIDVYYDSNYNFITNNKITVNSYGPYEYGMGVLGAPWGSSISSLNATNNTFRNNNVAVNGGYFATGFIAGLNSVNTIVENNTFNVNALHNSTVRGDYAYGLTLEHCLNTTFINNKMNASAASLYTIELFDTDNNKIINNTFYGEATNPYGVAGYESSFNRIIGNNITMRGADYGNTSSALHSDAIPFGKNGIMFMTRSFSNTVINNTIDNNASPYAVNLTSDTVNNTITENSIRSSQYIGDNAVLNDHKSNKISHNFLYFTNITVTHVKGTVGHPVTFTANVNSTTDDLKNLTVVFRIGTTIIGSSNVTNGVATIRFNDTNLLKPTIYTIIASVSGTNFQNATNTNSLNLNKTKTSSIVNVNNVTGLPGSTVTINAEIKDNYDAQLTGNATFILDGKTLGTTNVTLGKASYTYRIPANAESKAYNITVVYSGNDDYFASNGTAKLYVQTKTVATVSSVTGIIGNQVTITSRFTANGKAITSGTVTIYVNNSLVGTAKVSNGIATYKYTIPSTLVAGKYPLNVTFDGTNLLTKSTAHNNITVNKAASTISYTATHVRVGEPTTLNIIISDKAKTFNGNSGRVTLMINGKDLKYTNGTVISATVNKNGTARFKFTAPSTLLGKNNITIKYYGNNQLNSSTSTYKNGLVIYTGQVYYVATNGTSKNDGRTPETPWNYTYAFDTIKNSKYNNSTLYILNGVYKINKTVTFNTNVNLKIIGYDNVVFDGNNKKISSFNIQNGLISLEDITFTGFKNTPIINRAPNTTINGNTFINNKGSNGGAISNYNANNALITDNVFQNNTASYGGAIYNRGNNTIITNNQFTKNNATISSGAIYNLGVNTKVTNNQFTNNTAKTLGGAINNWDTKNTVITGNKFNGNKANYGGSIYYRGSTLKLNKNNMTNNTALVSGGAVFVIGQNNNITNNNFTQNKAKTGAVINNLGTNINIKSNIMQYNTATSLGGAISNWNAKYIIITGNRIHHNQAQYGAIYLRGTNITVQSNNIYNNKATSSGGAIYNIGTNNTITENTIKNNDAKSYGGAINNYNAVNTKITNNNLTSNNASYGGAIYTRATNTTITGNKITSNTANSGGAIFDMKHATTTINHNTIKNNPTKNGHEEVY; from the coding sequence ATGAAAACTATGAGTAAATTCTTGTTAGTTACACTGATTTTATTTATGGTTAGCTTAGGCTGTGTATCGGCGGCAGATGTTTCAGACAATGGAACAAGTCATACAATTCAAAAAGATACAAGTCAAAGCACAGATATACAAAGTATTAGTAATATTAATAACACTATTAGTAATACTCATAATATTAAAACAACCGTAAATAAAAAAGAGAATATAAAAACAAGTAATAATAAAACAACGAAAAAATCAACTAATAAAACGTTGAAAAAATCATCTTATACAATAACTAGCGATAATTACAACTTATACTTCAAATACAACAAAACACAAAACAAAACAAAAAGTACAAACTTAGTGCAGGCCGGTGACACAATAGACTTACAAGGTACATTCACAAACATGAATTTCAGTATAGATAAATCAAACATTACACTTACCAGTACAAACAAAAATGCTAAATTATACAACTGTACCGTAAACGTTGAAGGTTTAAACTCAACAGGTGCAGTAATCAAGAATTTAACAATTACTAACAACAACTACTATGGTAGTGGAATCTATGTTAACAAAACAAAGAACATTACAATCACAAATAACCATATACACGTATGGGGTCCATTTGCATTTGCATTAGCGGCAGATCAAATGAATAATAGTCGTGTTTATGACAATTACTTCCAGACATCATGTCGTGAAGATATGAATCGTACCCATACAGCAGCAGCATTTGGATTATGTTACTACAATAACATTGACAATAACACAGTTGTAAGTGACCAAGCAAACGGTATATATTTCAGTGTATATGGATCAGGACTATTCCAAGGAGGTTACTGTGATTATAATAACGTAACTGGAAACTATGTTACAGGTGGAGACACCTCTTGGAGTTATACTATTCAGATAATGGGTACTGAGAACACAATACGTAACAACTATGTGAAAGAAGGATATAGGGGAATATCTACTCAAGATTTCACAAATAATTACATTATAGGAAATGAAGTAAATGCTACAGCAGAAGGTATCTATGCATGTGAAGGAGCTATAGTTTCTAATAACATAGTTCATGTAAACACAACAACAGTAGGTATCACTATTGGTGGTGAAGGAGTAATCCTTAATAATAATACCATAACTTCAAATAGTGGATCATGTATTAGAATTATGGCAGGTAAAGCTATAATAACAAATAATAATCTATGGTCTACATCAGGAAACGGAATATACGCTAAAGGTGCATACAAAAATATCACAATTAGTAATAATAATATTACTAGTGGAAAAATAGGCATAGTATTCAAAAAACAATCAAGTAGTAAAAAAATAAATTATGTAAATGTTACAAACAACAGAATTCAATCATATGATGAATATGCTATAGACTTCTCAGAAGCAGGTGCAAGAAATGAAGAAGATGCACATGTATATGTAGCAGAGTCAAATGTATTAAATTGTACATCTGGACAAGGATTAGACTTAGCATACCTACCTCCATCATCAGGTACATCTGAAAACTTACCAGATTCAAATAAAACATATATAATTACAGAAGACAACTATTACACATACTTTACCGATGAATATACTGTTAATACCAACAAAGTATTAAAGAATGATACACTCATCCTACAAGGTACATTCACAAACAAAAACTTTACATTCCCAATAAAAGTACATGTAATAGGACAAAATTGTACAATATATAATGGTACAGTAACATTCACAGGCGATGCTCACGCATCCTCAATAACTAACGTAACAATTATTAACAACAGATATAATTCACCAATTATCAATGTACATGCTATTGAAGTAGTAGAAGTAAATAACTGTAATATCACAAACATTAACATCAATAACTATGATAAATGGGAAAGCTTTGGAATATTTTTATATTCATCAAGTGGTAACACTGTAACAAATAACACAATATTCACATCTGGTGATTACGTAAACTACGCAATATTTGTATATGCATCAGATCTTAACAATATAACAAATAATATAGTAAGACTAAACCAAAGTAATATACCTATAGAATATGATTCTGAAATCATGTTTGATGATAGAATCGGCGCTGTTCAAGAGGTATTACATAATTATGGAATTATTTTATTATATTCCTCATACAACACAATTAACAAAAACGATGTAAATGTAACATCACAATTTGATAAGTACCAATTCCCGGTGGACACTTGTAAAAACAGTGTTGTAGGTATAGATGTTTATTATGATAGTAATTATAACTTTATAACAAACAATAAAATAACAGTAAATAGTTATGGACCATATGAATATGGTATGGGAGTCTTAGGAGCACCATGGGGAAGTTCAATTAGTTCATTAAATGCAACTAATAACACATTTAGAAATAATAATGTAGCAGTTAATGGTGGATACTTTGCTACTGGATTTATAGCAGGATTAAATAGTGTTAACACAATAGTAGAAAACAATACATTCAACGTAAATGCATTACATAACTCCACAGTCCGAGGAGATTATGCTTATGGATTAACATTAGAACATTGTCTTAACACAACATTCATAAATAACAAAATGAATGCAAGTGCAGCATCATTATACACTATTGAATTATTTGATACTGACAATAACAAAATAATCAATAATACATTCTATGGAGAAGCAACAAATCCATACGGAGTTGCTGGATATGAATCATCATTTAATAGAATTATCGGTAATAATATTACTATGAGAGGTGCTGATTATGGAAATACATCCAGTGCATTACACAGTGATGCGATTCCTTTCGGTAAAAATGGAATAATGTTTATGACAAGAAGTTTCAGTAACACAGTAATTAATAACACAATAGATAATAATGCAAGTCCATATGCAGTGAACTTAACCTCAGATACTGTTAATAACACAATAACTGAAAATTCAATAAGGTCATCACAATATATTGGAGATAATGCAGTATTAAATGATCATAAATCAAACAAAATATCTCATAATTTCCTATACTTCACAAATATCACAGTAACACATGTAAAAGGCACAGTAGGCCATCCAGTTACTTTCACAGCAAACGTTAATTCAACAACTGATGATTTAAAAAATTTAACAGTTGTATTTAGAATAGGTACTACTATAATAGGTTCATCAAATGTAACAAATGGTGTAGCAACTATTAGATTTAATGATACAAATCTATTAAAACCTACAATATACACAATAATTGCATCAGTATCAGGAACAAATTTCCAAAATGCAACTAATACAAATTCATTAAATTTAAACAAGACTAAAACAAGCAGTATAGTTAATGTAAATAATGTAACAGGATTACCTGGATCAACAGTTACAATCAATGCAGAAATAAAAGATAATTATGACGCTCAATTAACTGGAAATGCTACATTTATATTAGATGGAAAAACATTAGGAACTACTAATGTAACTTTAGGAAAAGCATCATACACATATAGAATACCAGCAAATGCAGAAAGTAAGGCATATAATATAACCGTTGTATACAGCGGAAATGATGATTACTTTGCATCTAATGGTACTGCTAAATTATATGTTCAAACTAAAACTGTAGCAACTGTAAGCAGTGTAACTGGAATAATTGGTAATCAGGTAACAATTACATCTAGATTTACTGCAAATGGAAAAGCAATAACTTCTGGAACTGTTACAATATATGTTAACAATTCACTAGTCGGAACTGCAAAAGTATCCAATGGAATAGCAACATATAAATACACAATACCATCAACATTAGTTGCAGGAAAATATCCGTTAAATGTAACATTTGATGGAACTAATCTCTTAACAAAATCCACAGCACATAATAACATCACAGTAAACAAGGCAGCAAGTACAATAAGTTATACAGCAACCCATGTCAGAGTTGGCGAACCAACAACATTAAACATAATAATATCCGATAAAGCAAAAACATTCAATGGAAATAGCGGTAGAGTAACTTTAATGATAAATGGTAAAGACCTAAAATATACAAATGGAACAGTAATCAGTGCAACTGTAAACAAAAATGGAACAGCAAGATTCAAATTTACAGCTCCAAGCACATTACTAGGAAAAAACAATATAACAATAAAATATTATGGTAATAACCAGCTAAATAGCAGTACCTCCACATACAAAAATGGTCTTGTAATCTATACCGGACAAGTATATTATGTAGCAACTAATGGTACAAGCAAAAATGATGGAAGAACACCAGAAACACCATGGAACTACACATACGCATTTGACACGATAAAAAATAGCAAATACAACAATTCAACACTTTACATCTTAAACGGAGTATACAAAATTAATAAAACTGTTACATTTAACACCAATGTAAATCTTAAAATAATAGGCTACGACAATGTAGTATTTGATGGAAACAATAAGAAAATTAGCAGCTTTAACATACAAAATGGATTAATATCCCTAGAAGATATAACATTCACAGGATTTAAAAACACACCTATCATAAACAGAGCACCAAACACAACAATAAATGGAAACACATTCATAAACAATAAAGGAAGTAATGGTGGAGCAATAAGCAACTATAATGCAAACAATGCTTTAATAACAGACAATGTATTCCAAAACAACACAGCTTCATATGGAGGAGCAATATACAACAGAGGAAACAACACAATAATAACAAATAACCAATTCACTAAAAACAATGCAACTATTTCCTCAGGAGCAATATACAACCTAGGAGTAAACACCAAAGTAACAAACAACCAATTCACAAATAACACAGCTAAAACTCTTGGTGGAGCAATAAATAACTGGGATACTAAAAACACAGTAATAACAGGTAATAAATTCAACGGTAACAAAGCTAACTATGGTGGATCAATATACTACAGAGGATCAACATTAAAACTCAATAAAAACAACATGACAAATAACACTGCACTAGTAAGTGGTGGAGCAGTATTTGTAATAGGTCAAAATAATAATATAACAAACAACAATTTCACACAAAACAAAGCAAAAACTGGAGCAGTAATAAATAATTTAGGAACAAACATAAACATAAAATCAAACATTATGCAATATAACACTGCAACTTCATTAGGTGGAGCAATCAGTAACTGGAATGCAAAATATATAATAATAACAGGTAACAGAATACACCACAACCAAGCACAATATGGTGCAATATATCTTAGAGGAACAAATATAACAGTACAATCCAATAACATATACAACAATAAAGCAACATCAAGTGGAGGAGCAATCTACAACATAGGAACCAACAATACTATAACCGAAAACACTATCAAGAATAACGATGCAAAAAGTTATGGTGGAGCAATAAACAACTATAACGCAGTAAACACGAAAATAACCAATAACAATCTAACAAGTAACAATGCAAGCTATGGTGGTGCAATATACACCCGTGCAACAAACACTACAATCACAGGTAACAAAATAACAAGTAATACTGCAAACAGTGGAGGAGCAATCTTCGACATGAAACATGCTACAACAACAATAAATCATAACACAATAAAAAATAATCCAACAAAGAATGGACATGAAGAAGTATACTAG
- a CDS encoding beta strand repeat-containing protein, with protein MNNKKVFLLIATLILLFIGISAVSAANSTDQSVTTTAQDTNTITTSTQDIQTIENNNVDYAVKSQPTTSKKINTTSAIKHDSKKSLKTAENITVTDGNYNRYFSGDSGTKNTITANSTIILTGSFYNKTFYLDKQGLVLTGSDATINNGQVFLTEDAINSTVTNLKIVTTGYQDAIHNEAIGAKITHNTINITNNDDNGDSDVDYVTQGIYNNVDNVTISNNNVTVRGHAMDIDWVNGDRAGLANTFGIFNWGGNNVLIENNIADVGKADECDGTYYGTIDGIEIKNGDNITINNNTVTISGARFVYAINALDTISNINITNNKLHMTGDRYVDGVQIGNYATNCTITGNNVTGHCYNTTIYTADNEALAFGIITSTMGGVGPTINMNVSDNNIKLNAPIVYSMEIYQTQNSTISNNNITGVGNYTMGIELAHSTNATITGNYVNTTGNSNIPINEIVEEVRPGNTGIQIQQNSDNAKIINNTVYTIDVGNNSKAVSINGTNNVAILNNTLLSNDVTGDEAVTITGNLTNITISDNIKPVLKNDAIINVVVPTNPQTNTNITLVATATDAKTSVPLNGTVVFKFNGVTLKDNNSNPIKIKMTNGVATLNYTLSGFGGKTYRVTAVYGNDSYNRIEYTTNMTIQKVNVSFIQKEITAYAGQNILLNETILDQNGNQLKGTTKAAVKVNGKTIAHMNIVNGLLLTNITLPSGLRAGDNNFTIVLGDNNRYYSMTTTSKLVILKEDPVISIEKLTAKSGEFITLVAHITTSVTKLPVANGKYVFKVNGGTISNVDPETMTETTVQSITNGTAMLSTYVNIFWDDGLYNVTVVYSGNNHVNSGKYTAPVLTIKT; from the coding sequence ATGAATAATAAGAAAGTGTTTTTACTAATAGCAACATTAATCCTATTATTTATAGGAATAAGTGCAGTATCAGCAGCTAACAGTACAGACCAATCCGTAACAACAACTGCCCAAGATACTAATACTATTACTACCAGCACGCAGGACATACAAACAATTGAAAATAATAACGTTGATTATGCAGTAAAATCCCAACCAACTACCTCTAAGAAAATAAATACAACTTCTGCTATAAAACATGATTCAAAAAAATCATTGAAAACAGCAGAAAATATCACAGTAACCGACGGAAATTATAACCGTTATTTCAGTGGAGACTCAGGTACAAAAAATACAATAACAGCAAATAGTACTATTATACTAACAGGTTCATTTTACAACAAAACATTCTATCTTGATAAACAAGGATTAGTTCTTACAGGTTCTGATGCAACAATTAACAATGGTCAAGTATTCCTTACTGAGGATGCAATAAATTCAACAGTAACTAATTTAAAAATTGTTACAACAGGTTATCAGGATGCTATTCATAATGAAGCAATTGGCGCTAAAATTACCCATAACACCATAAACATAACTAACAATGATGACAACGGCGATTCAGACGTTGATTATGTGACACAAGGAATATATAATAACGTTGACAATGTAACTATTTCAAACAATAATGTGACTGTAAGAGGTCATGCAATGGATATTGATTGGGTAAATGGTGATCGTGCAGGCTTAGCTAATACATTCGGTATCTTTAATTGGGGAGGTAATAATGTTCTAATAGAGAATAATATTGCTGACGTTGGAAAAGCTGACGAATGTGATGGAACATATTACGGTACTATAGATGGTATTGAAATCAAAAACGGTGATAATATAACCATCAATAATAACACAGTAACCATAAGTGGAGCAAGATTTGTATATGCAATAAATGCATTAGATACTATAAGTAACATCAACATCACCAATAACAAACTACACATGACTGGTGACAGATACGTTGATGGAGTACAAATTGGTAATTATGCTACAAATTGTACAATCACAGGAAACAATGTTACAGGACATTGTTATAATACAACCATTTACACAGCAGATAATGAAGCTTTAGCATTTGGTATAATCACATCTACCATGGGTGGTGTAGGTCCAACAATAAATATGAACGTAAGCGATAATAATATTAAATTAAATGCTCCAATCGTATACAGTATGGAAATATATCAAACACAAAACTCTACTATAAGTAATAATAATATTACTGGTGTCGGTAATTATACGATGGGTATTGAACTTGCACACTCTACCAATGCTACAATCACAGGCAACTACGTGAACACTACAGGAAACAGTAATATACCAATTAATGAAATTGTTGAAGAAGTAAGACCTGGAAATACTGGAATTCAAATTCAACAAAACTCAGATAATGCAAAAATCATTAATAACACAGTCTACACAATAGATGTGGGTAATAATTCCAAAGCAGTGTCAATTAATGGAACTAATAATGTAGCTATACTAAATAATACATTATTATCCAATGATGTTACTGGTGATGAAGCTGTAACGATTACAGGAAATTTAACCAATATTACTATATCAGACAATATTAAACCAGTACTCAAAAACGATGCTATAATAAATGTAGTCGTTCCTACAAATCCACAAACAAATACTAATATAACACTTGTAGCAACAGCAACTGATGCTAAAACATCAGTCCCACTGAATGGTACAGTAGTCTTTAAGTTTAATGGTGTAACTTTAAAAGATAATAATAGTAATCCTATAAAAATTAAAATGACTAATGGTGTAGCTACTTTAAATTACACATTAAGTGGTTTTGGTGGTAAAACATATAGGGTAACAGCAGTATATGGTAACGATTCATATAATAGAATAGAATATACTACTAATATGACTATACAAAAAGTTAATGTTTCTTTCATACAAAAAGAAATAACAGCATATGCTGGTCAAAATATATTACTTAATGAAACTATTCTTGACCAAAACGGTAACCAGTTAAAAGGTACTACAAAAGCAGCTGTGAAAGTAAATGGAAAAACTATTGCTCATATGAATATTGTTAATGGTCTTCTACTTACAAATATTACTTTACCATCAGGATTACGTGCAGGTGATAATAATTTCACTATAGTACTAGGAGATAATAATAGATATTATAGTATGACTACTACATCTAAATTAGTTATTCTTAAAGAGGACCCAGTTATTTCTATTGAAAAGTTAACTGCTAAATCTGGAGAATTCATAACTCTTGTAGCACATATCACTACAAGTGTAACAAAATTGCCAGTTGCTAATGGAAAATATGTATTTAAAGTTAATGGTGGAACTATAAGTAATGTTGATCCAGAAACAATGACAGAAACTACTGTTCAGTCAATTACTAATGGAACTGCTATGCTAAGTACATATGTAAATATCTTCTGGGATGATGGTCTATATAATGTAACAGTTGTATACTCTGGTAATAATCACGTTAATTCCGGTAAATATACTGCACCAGTCTTAACAATAAAAACCTAA